The genomic segment TTTAGGTTACCATAGAGGAAATATGTTCTCTTAAATCACAACAGCTGAATGGAAATAATAAAAGACTTTAAACTAAAAGGAAAACGGTTGTGCTGTATTCTCCGCCTGTGTCCTCCCCTGTCCACAGCACTGAGTCCATCTGAAGAGTCCTACCTTCCTGCAGCTGTCCTCGGTCTTGCCGCTGCTCTGTGCAGGAGCCTGGGGGATGAAGTGGTTGACGAAAGGCACAAAGGAGAGGAGGCTCAGAGGcgaacacacaacctgagagaGTCGGAGCTTGTGCTGGCGGAAGTAGGTGATGTATGAGAGCAGCAGACCCACTGTTACCAGCAGGGCTGCGGCCACCAACACCTCTTTGTGGGCCACACTCAAAACGGTGTCCGACTTTTTGTACAGGTACGTGAGGCTCGCTATTCCCAGGAAAGTCCACATCTTGTAGGATTTAAAACAATCTAATCTAAGACAGTGCACAGCTGAGACACAGGGTTTCTAGGCTGGTAAAAAAAAGGGTTCGGGCTAATTAAATCATCAATAAATATTCTTCATTAGTTTCTCAGGTTCTGCACAACAGAAGCCGGCCCTAAACAAAGAGTCACCTTTGGAAACTCATCATAACTTGATCTCAGTCAGAGGGATGATGttactgctgcagctgaatcatTTATGCTAATGAGAAGCTCAACCCGCAAATCAGGAGCGACGCGGTGGTGAGCAGAGCTCACGCTATCCTCCGATTGGCCAACCGCGCCGGCGAAGGGCCAACCCCTCGGCCGCTGTTTGGACAGCGGGCATGGAGGATGGTAGTATGATGTGATGTCAGGGGAAAGGTGCgagtttcatttatttaacagcAGAGAGGGGACCTGGAGGAAAGATGGCTCATGTCTGACAGGATGATCACTCTGGAGCGTAAAACGCGCATGCCATATATCCTATAGCTGCTCTCGTGTACCATCTGAAGCAGAGATGACAAGctgttaccatagttccaaaagTTGTGCATACTGAAATAATCTCACTTATTCTATAAAACACAtcacaataacacacattttAGCATTAGATTGTTGTTCTGCCAAATAGATATTCTGTATTTGTAGCAAAAGGAAGTGTTACATCAGGTTTATTTTACTCATGGTATCCAGAAAAAGGCTCAGAGTGAGACCTCTCTCCAGTGTTCAGAGCTCTGAACAGACCATGTGTCCTTATGTGGTACCATGCTGCTTCAAATACTCAAGAGTTAGCTGAATTATTCATCAGGaggcaaacatgcaaacaaagtCTGGCACATCAGGTCAATCTGACAGGTCGAGAAACTGGGCTGAAAGAATTTTACCCAAACCATCTATTTTTCTCCCCAGATAAAAAACTTCAACCACTTTTAACGTTGACTAGGAGAATATTTCAAATTagacaagaaaaagaagaaagtatAAGAATTGCAgttagaaaacaaataaatacaggaaCTAACCATACCttcattttaaaaaaatgtttagacAGCCAAACAGACAAGACTGGTATCCTGGAGATGGACAGAATAAACTACAGAATTAAAAAAGACCCCCAAAACAGAGAGGATGGAGTAAATAGGGTATTTAATACATAattaaacaacacatttcaatTACATGTGGCtaagtttttctttcttttctcactttctttttttatcagttttagtTCAAGCAAAAATGTGTCTTAATAGTTGTTAATATGATGCAATGCAAATaagatacttttttttatagTGTGTTCAGTATCAAGGATGTAaactgttgagatatctatgttttgttccctatcttatgaatatattttactatattttacctacatttatatcctgtgaatcaatattagctgtgtagtctatagaattaacaatataaCAACTGTTTCCTTCATCTGGAGTGATGTATAACTTCTGGACTCAggtacagggtcaaacacagagcgcaACCTTCTGAGTGTCAATCTGACTGCAAAGTACAGCTTGGAGAGAAGTGTGAGAAgtaaattcatcttgagatttgagataatgaaagcacggattctcaggaaggagagaggacgtgACAGGACTAACACAATGAACccttttcatgaattattatgagaaaaagatattaaatcctcctctaaaGTCTAATCTACTGGGTCTCTCCACTGTGAAaaactccctgtttgataaggGCACAATGGTGggagacacctggtggagtgGACCTTCTCTCACAGAgatatgcttgcaaaaaactgcactttgagagacagtacacatctggccaattgctgagtgccctcaagaaaagaaccgcctctgtgttgcactctgtgttttttacaaatACTATGGACTTGGGAAAAGTGGGGGCTTTCTcctcgacatgatccagtgacctggtgacgtgtccggaAGAACCCTTGAACActgaacttgtctaaattattaacctttcccacttgaacctcgaatcaacgaacacgctgtctggtctAGAAGGGACCGGGCTCAACAAAACCTATAACGTTCAGGCTGTTGATGCATTTCAACAGTGAGATGTTTCAACATTAGTCAATAGTTAATATGACTACAGCCTTGTTACTTCATTGGTCAGGTGTCATTTAATATTACTAGTGTTATAGTTTGAATAACATATTAAAAATGGTATATTGAGTTAGTCCATTAGTCAGACTGTCTGAATCATTACCGTATCAGATTCAACTACACACAGTGTTAGTTGGTGAAATATCTGCATGTATTCAGTAGAATAACCATTAATCCAAGTGGGATGAATCATATCCTCTACAttttaaactgtgtgtttgaTCTGCTCTACAGAGTTTCATCACCAAGCCATGGGTAGCACAGCTTATatttcaggtcaaaggtcacacaggagggtcgattttttttaaatgtagtgATTAAAGATGGATTCATATTTTTCTTGCTTCCCTGATGTGACTCTGGGTTCACCGTTCTGCTTGATGAAGGCCTGAAATAATAAACGAcagaacattttttattatgtcATGCTATTTTCTCTTCCATATTTATGAATCTACACCTCCACTGATCAAAATGGAAGAGATAAAAAGAGAAGTGGAAGCAGGTGTTTAAGTTGCATAagataaaattatttttatttgacaaatttatacaaaaaacaaggctgttatattataaatatttagtaTCATCCTCACTGAGGAGCTCAGGTGGAGTCTTACCTCCATCTCCTCTAAGGTGGCagaactagggatgggtatcgtttggtttttatccgataccggttcctaaccgatacttttaaaacgataccggtgcctaaacggtgcctgaaccgatacttttttcaaaaaagtgcacaaaacgatgcttgactaagaaaggcttttttattgccaaatatattaactgtttaaggtagattataaatataaataaatacaaaaccctttttaacttaaaactatgaataacatacgaactgttaacaaaagtttacactatacttaaataaataaaaataaatacaaaacacacacactctgactcgtgactctgacttcggtgcctgagccaaatgaagactgagggtcgctttcccgTCAcgcggagacccccgtgtctccgcggcaggggctgtcgcaggggggcttcggccccccgccttcgcccccccaaatgcagacgcttttatgaaacatttctcggcgtggtcttcgctcctcccgccctgagcctttccaagccgacccggagccggtcgtggcgcaccgccacggaggaaatgcgcacGGCGGGGGaggggcagccagcgccggggagaggtctcacgaggagatccccccccctgGAACCGGTTCTCAGTACCCAACCCTAGGCAGAACCATCCTCCACTTTCTGACCAAGACCCTGATTGAAGCTCGAGTATCGCTCCTGTTCAAATTAGACATAAAGAGAAAACTGTTGACAAGAACTCAAATCGAGTGATATACAGTAGATTTAAAGTTGCTGCTGCACACGTACCTTCACCATACCAGTGATAATTCCATCCTCAATGATGCGAACAGTGTTCCTGAGTCCTCTTGCAAAGGTGTCCATGGCTCCAATGTGAGCTATGAACAGGTCTTCCAGGTCTGTGGACTCTCTGCGCACCTTAGCATCAAAGTTGAGGCCTCCTGGCTGCAGACCACCTTGTTCAATGATGGTCTGAAACAGATTAGACCCCAGAGTGAAACTGATCTCTGTTCAATCGTGCTCTCACCTAAACCTATCATTTACGGATGACAAAGTACTGCTAGAATAAAAAACTGTAAGTAAAGGAGTGAAGCCCAAGTGccttgatcaccacctggtggcttgctgcagtataggtcataaatcccaccttctctatgttagtggattggATGTGAGCAATAtcaacaagttttttttctcagtgatggtttctgtcatttgaggttgttcttatcacatttatttatgttcaaGTTCTTTAGTTTTCCAGGAAGTTTGGTTTTGAAGTAGTTATTTGTTGCTATAaaaactagggatgcaccgatcaaTCAGCCAGTGACCGGTGGACAAACATTCTGTTGCTAAGCACGaagaagggttagagttagaggGATCTTGTTAGactctctttaacattgtttacttattgatttatttaatttcaaagaGGGCAGATATTTCGAACTAAATAACTCCACTGTCACCAAGTGTTTGTGAgaactgtttggtttctctgcTATTTGTAAAGTCCTGACCGTACAATGTAAAGTGCTTTTAGGTAATGTATCTTGTGATTTGGCGacatacaaataaaagtaaattaaaattTTTTAACCACATGTGCAAATAGGCAACCGTTTTTTAACACGTTATATCAGCTTTATTAGGGTTTTGGTGTGTCAGTTGTATTTCCAGCTCCTCCTATTGCCCCAGAGTGGCAAAAAATCTTAATCATGTTAAAGCTAAAGCTAATTTCAACAGTGTTAAGACACTGCAACCCTCAGGGACACCAACAGCAGAAAACTTCTGTTTTCAAACTAACACTCACCTTCATGACCAAGGTGGTGTTCATGATGTCCATGGGGAACTGATCTGTGTCCCACCCCAGGTCTGGAGAGCCAGTGTTTGCGTCAACCGAACCCAGCATGCCAAACCTGTGCAAAGCAAGCAGAGCCAGGATGACACAGAACATTTGGCATATGTCAGAGTAAAGCTGTCATAAAATTAAGATGCTGAGAGTGTGTTCTCTCAGACGTTAAGTCATATTTCTGTGAGTTGTGAAGGTGTCTCACGCAGAAGCCATGACAATGTCATGTTCGTAGGAGTGTCCTGCAAGGGTGGTGTGGTTGGGCTCAATATTATATAACTTGAAGTGACTCTCCAGACCATAGTGCTTCAGGAATCCTATAACACTCATGGCATCTGATGAAGGAAACAGTAACATGTGAAATCAGTAAGGTTTGTtatgtttaaaaacatttgttctgttttcatttcgttttttgggggggaggggagcgCGCTTACCATAATCATACTGGTGTTTGCAAGGCTCCTTGGGCTTTGGTTCAATTAGAAACTGACACTTTAACCCAATGTGCTCCTTGTACTCTGGTGAGAGAAAACCCAGACATGAAGCTGTGACACACACCGACACCCCGACCACAACCCAGACCTGGAATCAGCTCTACACTCGTGGCAACACTTACTAACAGCCATTTTGAAGAAGTTGGCCATGTGCTTCAGCTCAGTAGCAACATCCGTATTGTGGATGGAAAGAAaaccttctcttcctccccagAACACTGAGAAGACAAATGATGGATTAGGAATTTTCTGAGGATCATGtcaatattttcacatttagaCAATTTGTTTCCGACTACatgattttgtattatttttattttatataaggTCTCCCTGACAACACCACTGAAATCAAATAATTGCATCTCtgagtgacaactggtcaaaagcTGAATAAATTCCCTTGAGATAGTCTTGAGATACTGTATCCCATTCAAGAagggaaaaacatgttttgtgaggccacagtGACTTTGCCCTTTGACCCCAAACTGTAATCAGTTAATAAGTGAGTCAAAGTGAGCATctgtgccaaatgtgaaagaattCCCCTGAATGTTCCTGAAATATCACATTCACCAGAATAAACACCTTTTGAAAGGTCACAATGAGCCGGACCATGGAAATTTTAAACAGGTCATCCATAAGATCAAGTTAATGTTTTCACCAGATGTAATTAAATACATCTCATTTAGAATAACCTGGGGTCACGCGTTCTAGAGATATCGcattcacaagaatgggacggaaagaacctgaaaacataaagcCTCTGGCCTCTTTGCCGGTGCAGAGGCATAAAACTTCACAATCAAGTCCCTCTTACCAAAATTCTCTGCACCAAGCTTCTTGGCAATATCCAGTCCCTTCTTCACCTGAGCCCCAGCGTAGGCCAGAACATGACAGTCAGGGTTGGTGGCTGCACCGTTCATATACCTGCCGCATGAAGATCACATAGGAAACATATAATGATGGTTTTCATTAAGTAACATCATCCCCTGCTAAAACATAGCTTAATGAGGACCGCTTGTAGTGCTACAGATCTGACCTTGGGTGGGCAAAGAGGTTGCAAGTGACCCAGAGCACCTTGACTCCAGTCTGGTTCTGCAGCTGGagggccatgtctgtgatttCATCCAGATTCCTGTTGGACTCCTCCAGAGtggtagcctgggtgccagacgaatttagccccgcccacaacatttgttgttcgggaagttcggtctggagtcgctccgttggggagaaactatgctcgtacagaagctgtacggaccaatcaaatcgtcagggcgggctttatacgatgattgacagatgatctataGTGACGTAGTCAACCACGTCagcaaagagcgctgcctgccgctggagagctgagacatatttagatatacaggactgtctcagaaaattagaatattgtgataaagttctttattttctgtaatgcaattaaaaaaacaaaaatgtcatgcattctggattcattacaaatcaactgaaatattgcaagccttttattcttttaatattgctgattatggcttacagcttaagaaaactcaaatatcctatctctaaatattagaatatcatgaaaaagtatactagtagggtattcaactaatcacttgaatcgtctaattaactcgaaacacctgcaagggtttcctgagccttgaaaaacactcagcttggttcagtaaactaaatcacaagtatggggaagactgctgatctgactgctgtccagaggaccatcattgacaccctccatcaggagggtaagacacaaaaagaaatttctcaaagagcaagctgttcacagagtgcagtttcaaagcacatccacaaaaagtctgttggaagggggaaatgtggcaggaaacgctgcacaaccaagagagatgaccgcagccttaaccgcattgtgaagaagggtcgcttccagaatttgggggagcatcaaagacagtggactgaagctggagtccaggtatcaaaagccactgttcacagacgtgtccgggaaatgggctacaatagccgtattcccatggtcaagccacttctgaactcaagacaacggaagaagcgtctgacttgggctatggaaaagaagcactgggcagttgcagagtggtccaaagtcctcttttcagacgaaagcaagtgttgtatttcatttggaagtcaaggcgccagagtctggagaaaggctggagaggagcaaaatccaagttgcttgaaatccagtgtgaagttcccacagtcagtgatggtttggggagccatgtcagctgctggtgttggtccactgtgtttcatcaagtccagagtaaatgcagctgtgtaccaagagattttagagcactacatgcttccgtctgctgaaaagctctatggagatgaggatttcattttccagcatgatctggcacctgcccacagtgccaaaaccaccagtaactggtgtactgaccatggcattactgtcctcgattggcctgccaattcccctgacctgaaccccatagagaatttgtggggtattatgaagaagaagctgaaagacaccagacccaacaatgcaaatgagctaaaggccgctgttgaagcatcctgggcatccataaaccctaagcaatgccacaggctgattgcctccatgccccgccgcattgatgcagtaatccgtgcaaaaggattcccaaccaagtactgagtgcattaatggacattttcaaatgtttgattttgttttgctgttataaatcttttttttacttggtctgaggaaatattctaattttttgagataggatttttgagttttcttaagctgtaagccataatcagcaatattaaaagaataaaaggcttgcaatatttcagttgatttgtaatgaatccagaatgcatgacatttttgtttttttaattgcattacagaaaataaagaactttatcacaatattctaattttctgagacagtcctgtatatagtgtttatatctatgagctgagatgtgtcgatgctgccatcgagtctgtttcagagacatcgacagcgcattcattttgaaagaggaacagagaaacgcgatcaaggcatatgtagatcgaacagatgtttttgccgtcctcctacgggattcataaaaagtttaatttatcagctggccccgatgctgcagccacacaagcagtaatataaataaaaagagagtgtgtgggggggggggcgtgctacgctcctcagcacatatgagacaaaaaacacacatgttgggacgctgttaatgttggagcaacaaggaagtgtatgcttgaaaaaaacgattagctggCGTTTCTCCTCGCtgatctcctgcagagccatgacagcggagctctgcagcgcagcttgcggatcagcagctccgtagagttctggtagcgacggatctctctcagagccaccgCGACCGGTCGCGGtggggcttcttcacgccgccgccggccggggctctcacaagaagccctggtctccagctgcttcctgggggctttgcctccggtggagatacgagcggcatttgcagcatttccattgatttatttatagagtgaacaaactcgtgaaacagacaactaacaactatgcgtcgcttgacatacgtcacatactacgttgctctgattggttgttcGCTcaatccaattgagcgaagaggcacttggtttcctggttccgttgaaacacgccccataatcacagcccaatggagcggtctcagactcatattctgactagaataatgagtatgacaacgtcaggctaccaGAGTGGAGCTCTCAGGGGCCATGTCTCTGTAGGAAACAGGACAAGCTGTGGATTttgatcaaaacaaaaaatgccTTTTAATACTATTTAAtgctagcctgacgttgtcatactcattattctagtcagaatatgagtctgagaccgctccattgggctgtgattatggggcgtgtttcaacggaaccaggaaaccaagtgcctcttcgctcaattggatagacctacaaccaatcagagcaacgtagtatgtgacgtatgtcaagcgacgcatagttgttagttgtctgtttcacgagtttgttcactctataaataaatcaatggaaatgctgcaaatgccgctcgtatctccaccggaggcaaagcccccaggaagcagctggagaccagggcttcttgtgagagccccggccggcggcggcgtgaagaagccccaCCGCTACCGGGACCCGGGACCTTCCCGGTCCCGgtcgcgaggctctgagagagatccgtcgctaccagaactctacggagctgctgatccgcaagctgcgctgcagagctccgctgtcatggctctgcaggagatcagcgaggagaaacggcagctaatcgtttttttcaagcatacacttccttgttgctccaacattaacagcgtccgaacatgtgtgttttttgtctcatatgtgctgaggagcgtagcgcccccccaccactctctttttatttatattactgcttgtgtggctgcagcatcggggccagctgataaattaaactttttatgaatcccgtaggaggacggcaaaaacatctgttcgatctacatatgccttgatcgcgtttctctgttcctctttcaaaatgaatgcgctgtcgatctatttcgacctccctcagaccgtcaccacggtcttaacacgaatgatgtcctcatctccctatcctcgagaccaaatatcaacaatgtcacgtgagtgaccttaagggggctgggctcaccgcccataaagctccccggtgagcgcggccgcctcctcttttcttcactcgcctcatccgagaccgacaggtaagtaagatattttgggactccacttttatcaatccgacacttttgtgcaggcgccttgtgtccctgaggattgtttgtggttttccccttctctaaaagtgaggcagagggctacactgcatgtgttaagctctgctctttgtttcaggcagcttaattagctgcacctggcactaactactcatgttcacagctttgggtaagtattgtttatctcgtgctgtttgtgtccatacagagtttgttctcttacaggagtgagtagaaaagttgggaagcttaatcaataaataatctatcccttaaaactgatttggatcgggggtgcccccccccctcctcacccggtaactcgctgtccgcagggagtggggtttctccaactccccctcgtgcgttcgcgcacagtgagtggaggtgagttaaagccaaccttttcacgtttatttgcctttcaaaaatgaataaataaaccgtgtttgaggccaggtagtgtccccttttcacctctgtgcgcagcaggtgggattgtttgcctgtgttccctgtataaaatacagttggttattggttatcaccctttgtaggtgctattttgtttcccttaaagccctgttcgcagtggctgggatgttgttctctctccacccccccaccccccttgaaaaaggcaccccgtaactcgctgtccgcagggagtggggtttctccaactccccctcgtgcgttcgcgcacaatgagtggaggtgagttaaagccaaccttttcacgtttatttgcctttcaaaaatgaataaataaaccgtgtttgaggccaggtagtgtccccttttcgcctctgtgcgcagcaggtgggattgtttgcctgtgttccctgtataaaatacagttggttattggttatcaccctttgtaggtgctattttgtttcccttaaagccctgttcgcagtggctgggatgttgttctctctccacccccccaccccccttgttttctgccattgcaggcatacagtgggcattttcaggtgaattagttatttcaccccttccttcgttttatgtgatattggccagctgtgattagcctgtttataagatcccctttaccagctatccgtagctgctgggcgctattgtttatatatttattcttaaatcacaaaagtaacacagaaatgtcctcacatttgtgccattattgccggggtatcatggatccccgagatggccaccgtgaatgcccgacttgttcgggcatggcacatttaatggatgatattgagaacccctgtgtggcagcagtggaactgcctgtggaggagcgtgttaaaagagccagatgggtggagcagtctgtttgtgctggggccgtgcagcctctaccagccaaactaaatgaaaggggacacacctcaaggaaagccccccgaaaacgtgggcatgagcacacccctgttcgcaggcgggactcaagcgagacacaggctccaaaaccttcacagaacccagctggtcagcatgatgacactcagctgcaaatcctagcggccatacgtggtctgtcagacaggttgggtagagttgaggcccagtcacaacagctagggcatcgaggcatgggcactcctccccggacaggttaccctcctatcaggaggagaatgtggttcaccctgacattctctctctctatgctcaaaattcactttttgaaagtgatgggcagtctgagggtgctgctgggctaaaacagcctaaatccacacaatgtgagggggcgtccaacctcagcaacatgggtgaaagtgagccttcacccattgacgtcatctcaagggtttcaagtgcggcaaaaattgtggggctcaatgttccaactgaggctcctgctccaatggatgggatttgggccggcatcactcagacccagcaatcagttactgtacctgtggctggtgactatttgcacatgctcaggaaagcatggaacatcccaagtggggcacctcagttcaatgcaggttgccggagactgactaagaatcagtatgctcctgaaacaggtatgggggaaatgcctccagttgagcgggagatggcagccttaacatctctgggtccagagcgggtaaccaccaatccacgctgtcccctgaaagagtgtgataagtcagaccgactggtgtctcggacttataatgcagccacacgagcagcccgctcgggcaatgcactcgccattttattggcagctcttaggagaacagccaacccagaggaccaggacaccatgagcctgatagactctgccctggtcactcattcccagttaacaagggacattggtgcagctatgtcatctgccatggtagctcggaggcagatctggttggcacagacaactcttcccgagaatatcaggaaagaactgaccaatatgccagtcgtgccggcacatgtttttcatcctgactcccagggtgtgttagataaggctgaacagtctcaGCGTACCagagtcagtacagcgcactttcagaggggctgcgtctaccaggtataaactgaggggctcccagcctccccaccgatcatcatcctgggcccgtaaggagccatgggtgaatgacaggcgacaggctacaggattcacagc from the Limanda limanda chromosome 11, fLimLim1.1, whole genome shotgun sequence genome contains:
- the LOC133014677 gene encoding uncharacterized protein LOC133014677; this translates as MSAGEEFYAGIPMILYVPSAGPGYVLCFKQYNAEEVLMGRTMEDWLRFSVCYWHSFCGTGADPFGFQTLHRPWNEGTPMEAAERRLSAAFEFFTKLGVKYYTFHDRDMAPESSTLVESNRNLDEITDMALQLQNQTGVKVLWVTCNLFAHPRYMNGAATNPDCHVLAYAGAQVKKGLDIAKKLGAENFVFWGGREGFLSIHNTDVATELKHMANFFKMAVKYKEHIGLKCQFLIEPKPKEPCKHQYDYDAMSVIGFLKHYGLESHFKLYNIEPNHTTLAGHSYEHDIVMASAFGMLGSVDANTGSPDLGWDTDQFPMDIMNTTLVMKTIIEQGGLQPGGLNFDAKVRRESTDLEDLFIAHIGAMDTFARGLRNTVRIIEDGIITGMVKERYSSFNQGLGQKVEDGSA